The sequence TGCTGGTCGCGGCTTTCGCCACCCTGCCGCTCGGCATCGCCTCCGCCTATGGCGAGCCGCCGGCGTCGGGCTATGCGGTCTGGCTGCTCGGCCTGTTCGTGGTCTCGATCGGCCTGCCGTTCTTCGCGCTCGCCGCCAACAATCCGCTGCTGCAGGCCTGGTTCGTCCGCACCGGCCATCCCGCCGGGCACGATCCTTACTTTCTCTATGCCTCCTCCAACATCGGCAGCTTCCTTGCGCTATTGTCCTATCCCTTCCTGCTCGAGCCGATGTTCACGCTGCACACGCAGAACCGGCTCTGGACCGGCGGCTATGGCGTTCTGATCCTCCTGATCGCCGCCTGTGGCGTGCTGCTGCTGCGCTCGCCGAAGCTGCCCGTGGTCGATGCGCAAACCGAGGAGATGAACGCGCCGGCGCCAAGTCTCCTGACGCGGCTGCGCTGGATTTTCCTCGCCGCCGTGCCGTCCGGCCTGCTCATCGCGGTCACCGCGCACATCTCGACCGACGTCGCGGCGGCGCCGCTGCTCTGGGTGCTGCCGCTGTCGCTCTATCTGCTCACCTGGGTGGTGGTGTTCCAGTCGCGGCCGCTATTGCCGCACAAATGGATGCTGATGCTCCAGCCGGTGGCGATCGCCGGCGTCATCGTCCTGCTCGCTTTCGGCGGCGAGCAGAACCTGCTGCTGACCCTGGGCGCTCACCAGCTCTGCTTCTTCGTCATCGCCATGGCCTGCCATGGCGAACTGGCGCGGACCCGGCCGGCCGCCAAATATCTCACCGGCTTCTATGTCGCACTGTCGTTCGGCGGCATGGTCGGCGGCCTCTTTGCCGGCCTCGTTGCTCCCTTCACATTCTCGTGGATCGCCGAATATCCGATCCTGGTTGCGCTTGCCGCGCTGTGCCGGCCGCCGGCCAGCGAGCGTCTCGCCGGTGTCGTCAAATGGTACTGGCTGGTGCTCGCCGCGCTCGCGGTCGCGCTCGTCGTGCCATCCACCACCACGGGCGGTCTTTCGACCTGGCTCGAGGATCATCGCGTCTGGGTCGCCGGGGCCGTCGGCGTGCTCGCCGCACTGCTCGCGCTGACGTTCAACGCCGGCCGCTGGAAGATCTTCGCCACCGTCGCGCTCGCGCTGGCGTTGATCCGCATCTATCCCGCGGACGAAGGCCGCGTCACGACGGTGCGCAGCTTCTTCGGCGTGCACAAGATCGTGGTGACGCCCGGCGGCCATTTCCACGTGCTGATGCACGGCACCACCATTCACGGCGCCGAGCGCTTCCTCAACGATGACGGCACGCCGGTCACCGGCCGGCCCGAGCTGATCACCTATTATCACAAGGACGGTGGCATCGGTCAGGCCGTCACCGCGATGCGCGAGCGCAAGGGCGGTCCGCTGAAGGTTGCCGCAATCGGCGTCGGCTCGGGCACGCTCACTTGCGCCGCCGAGCCCGGCGAGGACTGGAAATTCTTCGAGATCGACCAGTCCATGGTCGACGCCGCAAGCGACCCGAAGAACTTCCGCTACATCTCGAGCTGCATGCCGGACCTGAAGCCTGTGATCGGTGATGCGCGTCTCACCTTCGCCAGGGAGCCGGACGGCGCCTATGACCTCATCATCGTCGATGCCTATTCGTCGGATGCGATCCCGATCCACCTCGCGACCGAAGAGGCGATGAAGATCTACAAGGATAAGCTCGCTCCACACGGCGCGGTGGTGATGCACGTCTCCAACCGGCATCTCGATCTCGAGCCCGTCGTGGTCGGCATCGCCGATGCCAATGATTTGAAGAGCTGGGTCTACAACGAGGATTCGGGGCGCGATTCCGACTACATCTTCTCGACTGACGTCGTCATCTCCGCGCGCGATGCTGCCGACGTCGGCAGCATCGCGTCCTCCAAGCAATGGGAGGAAACCGAAGCCGACGACAGGGTGCGGGTCTGGACCGACGACTATTCCAACATTCTGGGCGCGCTGTACCGGCGGCTAAGGGACGGGGAGTGAGCTTCGCGCCACAAAGGGACTCGTGCCCCGGACGCAGCGCAGCGCTTCTTTAGCGGTGCGCTGCGTCCGGGGCCCCACGCTGCGGCTTTCTGGGTCCCGGCTCTGCGTCGCGTCATTTCATGCCGCGCCGTGTCCGGGACAGGAGAGTTACGAATGAGCGCTCAACGCTCAGGCGCCGCGGCCGCCAACTGGTCGATGGTGGGCCGCGACTTTGCCAGGCGCGGCAGGTTGAACGGGCTGTCGTCCTCGCCGAGCTCGTTGAGGAAGTCGTGCACCGCGCCTTCGATGAAGCCCTTGACCTGGTCCGAGCCGCGGTCACTGAGATCGTTATGCTGGAATTCGGTCTTCACCACCTGAATGCCGGCCTTGGCGCAGGTCTCGTCATCAGGGACGACGCCTGGATCGGGCTTGAACTGCGGATCCTTCGAGCGGAAGGACAGGATCTTGATCCTGCCGTCGATGACGAAGGGCACGCGCAGATTGTCGAGCGTGACGACCTTCTTCACCAGCTCCGGATGGAGCTTGGCGAAGTACATCGAGACGTCGCCGCCGTTCGAATGGCCGACCAGAGTGAGGTGGCGGTAATCCGCATTCGGGTAGAGCTGCTTGAGCCGGTCGATCGTGAACAGGATGTTGGCGATGCCGCGGTTGTATTGCGAGCGGCGGCCGACATATTCCTCGCCGGCCTTCGTCACCATGGGATCGTCGGTCGAAAGATCGTGCTGGATGCTGGCGACCAGATAGCCGCGCGCGGCGAATGTGTTGGTGAGGAACGAGTACTCGGTATGCTTGACCGTGTTGCCGTGGCTGAGGATCACCACCGGCAGCTCGATCATTTCGGCGATCGACTGGATCTCGCGGTCGCGGCGCACCGAGATTTCGACGGTCACGTCGCGGCCATCGCGCAGGATGTCGGCCATCTCGACAGTCTTGTGGCGGATCACCCATTTGCCGGCAACGAAATAGAAGAAGCCCATCAGCGCCGCGGCTGAGGCGAAAACGGCAATGCCTCGCTTCATGGTACTCTCCGCATCTGGCGTTCAAATCGCGGCGGACGAGGGGCGAGGGTGGGCCGGTCTTGATGTCGAGTGCACCACAAGATCCCAGCCCCGCCGTCCTTGCTCTATGAATGGTGCGGACGGTATTGCCGGGTTTTTACAGCGGAATGACCGACCGTCCGCCGGAGCGGCCAGGTGGCTCGATTCTCTCGCAAAAGTGAGGGAATGGTCGACGGAGGATCTCGGCGCGACCGGCCTTGATTGCGCGAACGGCCACGCCGGGTTCAATTCGCGTCAGTTCTGGTAGTAATAGCCGCGCGGCTGATAAACTTGCCGCGGCTGCGGCTGATAATAACCGCCCTGCTGGCCATAGGCCGGGTCGTAGGTCGGCTGCGGTTGCGGCAGCTGCTGGTAGGCCTGGGCCCCATAGGGGCGGGTGATCGGGCGCGGTGCCGGATAGCGCGCGCCGGTGTCGCTGCCATCGGCCGGATAGATGTAATTGTCGTCCTGCGGCATGTAGCGGCGGGCGGGCTGCGCCGGCGGCGCCAGGTTCACGGGATCGCCAGTGGTGGCGTACTGTTCTTCAGCAGGCTCCTGCGGGGCGCGAGCGATTGCGGTGTTGGCGCGGCCGCGCGGATTGCGCGCCAGCGCGACCTGCGCCGAGCCGGTCAGCGTCACCGTGGTGTTGAGCACGCCCTGTTGCTGCACCAGCGCGTAGAGCGTCGAGGCGTTCTGGCGCGACAGCCGCACGCAGCCATGCGAGGCAGGCGTGCCCAGTCGACCGACCGAGTCGGTGCCGTGGATGGCGTGGCCGATCTTGGTGAAGAAGATCGAATGCGGCATCGGCGCGTCGTCGAATTCCTTCGAGAAGTGATCCTCTTCCATGCGGAAGGCGCGGAAGCTGCCGTTCGGCGTCTCGCGTGAGGGGATGCCGGTCGACACCGGCCAGTGATAGCGGGTCACGCCGTCGACGACGACAGTCATCTGCTGATTGTCCTTGTCGATGGTGATGTCGACCTTGGCCTGCGCGGTGCCCGCGCTCAAAAGCATCAGGGAAGTGAACGCGATTAAAAATGAACGCATCCGAGGGAAACGCATCTGAGGGAAACGCATGTGAGGAAAACGCATCTGAGTCCTGGCCTCCGGCCTGTTCACGCTAGGCGCCGCGGCTCTCCGTCCCCGGCATGCACTATGCCTGCAATCCGGCTTTCGTTCCAGCGGCCTGCCCGCCCATCGTTAACGCGATGCCTGATGTAAGCAAGGCCGCTTGGTGCCGCCCCGGCTTCGGCGGTGCTGACATTTTCGCGAGCGCATATATGCGTTTGCAACGCCGACAATTCGTCACAAAGGCGCAACCATTTGGCCGCTTCGCGCGTTGATCGTGGCCACCTCGACGGGCGGCGCCCGCCGTCTCACGCCCGTTTATTTCCCTTGTTATTTCCCTGGGACCGAAGATGAACAAAGCCCGTATCGCCGCCGTG comes from Bradyrhizobium diazoefficiens and encodes:
- a CDS encoding fused MFS/spermidine synthase, which encodes MDSILQPAATEQPSSSRNRLLLTVYTAAIFVSALLLFSVQPLFTKMVLPRLGGSPAVWSVAMVFFQSLLLAGYAYAHLLMQVRNRIVPVVVHLVLLVAAFATLPLGIASAYGEPPASGYAVWLLGLFVVSIGLPFFALAANNPLLQAWFVRTGHPAGHDPYFLYASSNIGSFLALLSYPFLLEPMFTLHTQNRLWTGGYGVLILLIAACGVLLLRSPKLPVVDAQTEEMNAPAPSLLTRLRWIFLAAVPSGLLIAVTAHISTDVAAAPLLWVLPLSLYLLTWVVVFQSRPLLPHKWMLMLQPVAIAGVIVLLAFGGEQNLLLTLGAHQLCFFVIAMACHGELARTRPAAKYLTGFYVALSFGGMVGGLFAGLVAPFTFSWIAEYPILVALAALCRPPASERLAGVVKWYWLVLAALAVALVVPSTTTGGLSTWLEDHRVWVAGAVGVLAALLALTFNAGRWKIFATVALALALIRIYPADEGRVTTVRSFFGVHKIVVTPGGHFHVLMHGTTIHGAERFLNDDGTPVTGRPELITYYHKDGGIGQAVTAMRERKGGPLKVAAIGVGSGTLTCAAEPGEDWKFFEIDQSMVDAASDPKNFRYISSCMPDLKPVIGDARLTFAREPDGAYDLIIVDAYSSDAIPIHLATEEAMKIYKDKLAPHGAVVMHVSNRHLDLEPVVVGIADANDLKSWVYNEDSGRDSDYIFSTDVVISARDAADVGSIASSKQWEETEADDRVRVWTDDYSNILGALYRRLRDGE
- a CDS encoding alpha/beta fold hydrolase, whose product is MKRGIAVFASAAALMGFFYFVAGKWVIRHKTVEMADILRDGRDVTVEISVRRDREIQSIAEMIELPVVILSHGNTVKHTEYSFLTNTFAARGYLVASIQHDLSTDDPMVTKAGEEYVGRRSQYNRGIANILFTIDRLKQLYPNADYRHLTLVGHSNGGDVSMYFAKLHPELVKKVVTLDNLRVPFVIDGRIKILSFRSKDPQFKPDPGVVPDDETCAKAGIQVVKTEFQHNDLSDRGSDQVKGFIEGAVHDFLNELGEDDSPFNLPRLAKSRPTIDQLAAAAPER
- a CDS encoding L,D-transpeptidase; the protein is MRFPRMRSFLIAFTSLMLLSAGTAQAKVDITIDKDNQQMTVVVDGVTRYHWPVSTGIPSRETPNGSFRAFRMEEDHFSKEFDDAPMPHSIFFTKIGHAIHGTDSVGRLGTPASHGCVRLSRQNASTLYALVQQQGVLNTTVTLTGSAQVALARNPRGRANTAIARAPQEPAEEQYATTGDPVNLAPPAQPARRYMPQDDNYIYPADGSDTGARYPAPRPITRPYGAQAYQQLPQPQPTYDPAYGQQGGYYQPQPRQVYQPRGYYYQN